TCGCCGTTTCAATACGGTTTCTTTGCGGGCGTGTTTTTGAACAACAGCAAATTTCCCGAATTAAACCGCAAGATCGACGAGATCGCCCAAAAATACGATGTGGCCAACACGACCATTGCCATCGCGTGGCTGTTGCGCCATCCCGCCAACATGCAGCCCGTAATCGGCACCATGAACGTTGAGCGGCTGAAAGACTGCTGCAAGGCCAGCGAAATCGTTTTAACGCGCGAAGAATGGTATGAAATTTACCGCGCGGCGGGCAACGTTTTGCCATAAGGCATCGGCTTTGAAAAAGGGCTGTTCGAAAAATACGTTGAACAGCCCTTTTTGCTACGCGCACAGCCGTAGCGAAAGCACCGTGCCGAATCGGCTTTTATTTCGGTATCGGTTCACAAAAGCGATTCCGCTCCGTCGATGCAAATCTCCGATCCCGTTATATGGCTTGACTCGCCGCAGGCGAGAAAGAGCACGAGTTCCGCCACCTGTTCCGGCTCGCCTGTTTTATGTTCCAGCGGTTCGCTGCCTTGCGGGTAAAAAACGGGAATGTTGATTTGGTCCAGGCTCGGCGCCTTTTCCGTACTTTGCCCAATGTTGGTGTTAATCCCTCCGGGGCAAATCGCATTCACGCGAATTTTGTATTTTGCCTGTTCCAGCGCCGCCATCTTGGCAAACGCCACCTGCCCCGCCTTTGACGTACTGTAGGCAGCCCCGCCGAACATGGAAAACGTCCGGTTCCCATTGATCGAACTGGTAATGATGATGCTGCCGCCGTTTTGCTTCATATAGGGAATCGCATATTTGACGATGAGAAATGTGCCCTTCAGGTTGGTTGAAATCGTATGGTCCCATTCTTCCGGCGACAAATCCTCGATCGGGGCCAAAACTCCGTTAATGCCCGCGTTCGCAAACACAATATCGATGGTCTGCCACTTGTCCACCGCCGCTTTTATCCCCGCTGCAACCCTGCGCGGATCGGAAACGTCCACATCCGCTGCGATCACTTCCCCGCCAAACGCTTCGATATCCTGCCGCACCTTATCGGTACGTTCATTCCGCAAATCGACCAGACAAACTTTCGCGCCTTCTTGCGCCAGCTTGAGCGCCGCCGCACGACCGATTCCGGAGCCGGCTCCGGTTACAATCGCCACTTTGTCCTTGACCCGCTGCAAGCCTGTTTGCGGTGCCGCAGCCTCTACCATTGCCATATACCGTCACTCCTGTCCTAAACATGTCGCGGTATTTTTGCGATCACTGATATAGTGTGCCAAAAGGCAAAATAACATAAGCCGTACCGGATTCATGCCAGACCGCAATTTCGGATTGCAATCCGTTCATAAACGGAGTAAATTAAACATATATAAACCAAAATGAACCTGAAAGGAGATTGGTTGCGATGGAAATCCGCCATGCTTCCCATCCGGAAGAAGTGAAACAGTTTGATACCGCGAGGTTGCGTCGGGAATTTCTGATTGAGTCTCTGTTTTCGCCCGATAAAACGACACTTGTTTATTCGCATGTAGACCGGTTTATCGTGGGCGGGGTTTATCCGGTCCATCAGGCAGTCAAACTGGAAGCGGAAAAGAAAGAAATGGCCGCGGACTATTTTTTGGAACGCCGCGAAATCGGGATTATTAACATCGGCGGCAAAGGAACGATTACCGTAGAC
This sequence is a window from Bacilli bacterium. Protein-coding genes within it:
- a CDS encoding SDR family NAD(P)-dependent oxidoreductase → MAMVEAAAPQTGLQRVKDKVAIVTGAGSGIGRAAALKLAQEGAKVCLVDLRNERTDKVRQDIEAFGGEVIAADVDVSDPRRVAAGIKAAVDKWQTIDIVFANAGINGVLAPIEDLSPEEWDHTISTNLKGTFLIVKYAIPYMKQNGGSIIITSSINGNRTFSMFGGAAYSTSKAGQVAFAKMAALEQAKYKIRVNAICPGGINTNIGQSTEKAPSLDQINIPVFYPQGSEPLEHKTGEPEQVAELVLFLACGESSHITGSEICIDGAESLL